The DNA sequence AAGGTTTTCACTTTCATCCGAAGTGGAAAATTTGTTATAAATGACCACTTTTGAGGAGGCaacatttcaagtttaagaatttatctatatatcattggggttttttattgtgtggatcaatttggacataaagattgttcccgagaagaatgaagttattctgttggtcggttttgatattatctataaacaatCCAGGACCATCGGGAGTCAGGAGTCGGCAGTAtactatataggcctacatgtatattttggaatcattaaaactgtgaaaaagaagaaatacttCTAGTAAAACATAAAGATTTATTCAACATcgttttttcttttgaaattatgtttttaagtacatgtatctttttaaatcatgcattgaatgaaaagtgaccgttttcggtttttgtatttataacaaagtactagatttaccgcttttgagtaggtgacatttcaagtttaagaatttatacttattgttattgggtttttttttttaattgtgtgaatcaatttggacataaagattgttcccgagatgtatgaagtaattctgttggccggttttaatattatctttaaaacatcgcaatccgggacTATCGGGAAtcggcagtactagatttaccgcccaccCGCCGccatgtttatttatatttttctctctctctctctctgcaatTTAAAACCATTTCCGGAAGAACTCTAATACCCGAATTACTTTTAATCTAGAAACATGTGTTTAACATTTCCTAAAAGCTCTACTTTCtgtttgtttgatatgatatcatgatatcacacatatataattttattatgtatacatatatttttttcagaatctATAAATGCggaagaaaaaacaacaaacaaggggGCGTATTTCAGTGTAAGATGACAAACTCCGGAGCGGACATAGCCACTATTCTAAAAGAGCAAGATATAGGTAAGAttaatactctctctctctcgttcgtTCTTTCTCTCGTTTTTCGAATCGTGTTTAGTGAGGATGTAAACACAATCAGTGGCGGACTCACGGGGTTGCAGCCCCCAACGTACATAGAACATTTTTAGAGAGTGGTCCGCTTTGCCTTTTAGGACTCAACAAATCCCCTCccatttgaacattttctggatccgctAACTTCACTTTAGATTGCGAAGGCAAAAAAAAAGTACcatcttttttaaaagtagctatgtgatattaaatttataaaGTTTATCCAATGCCCTCTTTCGAATTGTGAAAAGCATGTTTTTAAGAGAATTGCAGTATGGACATGTTCCCACGCCACTTGCCCCCActaatattttcaaattctgTAGGTTACATTTGGGTATGTAACTTTGCACTGCTGTCCTCAGAACGcaggtcaaaagattaaaaattgtcctcactTAACacgtttctctctctctctctctctctctctctctctctctctctctctctctctctctctctctcctaccAAACCTTCtaagtgaggacgtcctcacaatgtttagaagagaatacacacatatattattctGAAGGCaaatgttaggtatagctataggaatacctataaaagtttatctaatactctctttcgaatcATGAAAAAAGGTTTTcgagagagaatattagtaaggacatgtcctcaTACCTGTcctcactaagctaatattttgtatctacatctttcacatgctgtaagtcacatttatgaggacgtaattgtgaggacatttgggggagggggggttgtCCTCAGTGCAATTCTTTCCTCAAAACTTCTGTCCATTACTTGCaatttgtcctcactttacacgttttactgcccccccccccctctctatctctctcaatatcaaattcataacaGGGCTGACGGTGGGAGTGTCACTGTTTCTCCTTGTTAGCTATCTGTTCATGGCCTACTTCATTTACCGATCGTGGAAAAGCAGAGCCAGGCCCCTGCCAACTCCCCGAGATCCGCTGCTGTGACTGTTGAAGCTCATCACTACACCGTACATAACTTTCATTTCATTAGAGACTTCACACCTTAATGTGATTTCATTTTTCGTTGATTTTTCTGGATTACCCATGAAagcatcgtcggatacccatggctgatctcgtcttttaCTCATCAAAAAACGAGAtcacccgtgggtatccgacgatgccATGAAAGCCACATGGCTTATTTCCAATAGATTTCTTCTAAAAATGACACACACAATATATTATGATAACTAAAAGAGTGATTATTGGGAAGACGAAAAGGGATAAAGATAAATGTGTTATAAAGAAAACATCGCAAAAAAAGGCGTCCCTGAAATCGCCCGAAAAAAAACGTTAACCATCCGAACGGAACAACATGCAATAATAAAATTGCAACCTTGTCAATGTTGTTCATGCTAGAAGGTTATGTGAATTTTTGgttgaatgttttgaattgcgcaagaaaagtagagtgctataattatattattaatattatatatgcaatactaaattgcatACATACAGTTTAATatgtcacatgtacatgtggggtatgtatgtgtgtgtatgtatatatatatatatatatatatatatatatatatatatatatatatacattctatgttgaagagagaaatatgttttttaatggtatatacaagctcaacaaaatttTCATCTATCTAACAAaaaaggacaaatttacttggttgatgattaatgaagacaaaccagtaattgtcaaattgagtgaatatttagtgcaaactttcggAAAAAGaaatgatgctttaaaactgcaaaaatcattatagtttattattcatatattggtataatactgatactgtccatttacttgtatatatacatgattagcaattcatatatgtatgtacttgtttccccaacatgctgcatccacatgcagtttgcagtctatgtaacctgtagttagtgttgtaaactttctttcttttttgaatttccttctttataaactgtcttactgttatgccctctgggcccaaaattggaataaacttatcttaccTATATGAACTGTTTGTACTTGGTTTATTAtcatatatctcatattgtttaacgtgattgtatgccaacatgtttggtgaatcaataaattgaattgaatatattcatAACATGGGACAaaccatcttcgctagccaaggatttacgatccgctccgcttctctacaattGGACCTTGTAGAGAAGCGGGTCGGGTCGTAAATCCTTGGTTAGCGAAGATGGGGGGAAACCTACAGAGGCGAAAAACGATGGAAGTTACAGGGAATAATcggaatacattgtatatccaaATCGTTGATTTACAAGCGACATACAAATTTTTCTGCATTATCACCAGATATTAACGAGTCCGGGAATACAAATTCACCTCAGTCTGCTCTCACAGTAGAGTGAATGGAGACATTTCTGATGATGTGTTAGACTTGGGAGATGCTGCATACAAGAAATGGGAAACGACCATTATGTAATGAAATTACGAAatctgatatatatacatgtatatatatatatctcaactgatttgatacggaagagcttgttctgcttatgttatggccagtttttaaatcatagCAGGCTCactaacaagttgatggtgcaggggttccaaacgtctcgtttaaagtcagcatttcgcaaattctatggtcgttataacgatctagttttccaatacaacctatcattgggtcaaatgttgtctgatgtgtttcataccgattgtgttagaccgttcttggcacactgattttgaatggTGTCCATTTCAAAGTTTTATGGTTTAATTTAACAGCTGATTATCTTTATCAAAAACAGCTGTCTACTCCTGTTCTATTTTGCTGAaacaatattttcacaaaaatcaattaacaaaatgaagaagaaatgtttctaaaacatatatgtatgtcCCATTGTCCCAAATTACTACATAGTACATGTGAAGAAAACTAATGTGACTTTTCACATTCTGACCTAAAATGCACAATGTGATCTAGGTCATTTACTCATCAGGACAGATAAGAACTGATCTGTCCTTAGTTATTGGCCAAACAATATCTGGAATGTTAGTAAAAAGCTCCATGATTTTTGCCACAAATACAAATAGGAGCTATCTGCTACTACGGCCAACCTGCCTGTCGATGTTTGATGGCCATCAGTTGAATTGTTCTCTAGCTATTGTTTGAACATTTGGTGtgtgcattttgatttttaggGATTAGAAGATCAAAGGTGACTGGACTTTGTACTAGAATATCATTGTACCGAGTTCTGACCAGCCCGCATGAGAAGTTTGACAACTGTCATGTTACGGTTTTCTAGATAGTAGATATTTGGTCAGACAATACATATTCACCTACAGAAGCACAATGCAAAATACCCCTcttcttcaaatgaaggaaaACCATGACTTTCTCCATTGAAACAATAGTAAAAGTCAGTGAGGGATGGGTATGTGACAGCACGAGGACAGCTATTGATTTGCTATGTCTAACTTTGTTCTTGATAAATGTTGGTGAATACCAGAAAAAGGGAATCTATGTAGACTTCTCCAGTCAAACTTGCCTTATCTATGATCTTGTCAGCATCACTGTTATCTAGTGTACCGATACCATACCCATATACCACTAGACTACCTCCGGGGCGCAGTATTCTGGAAAATTGTCAGAAAACATGAGGAAATATCGAAATAATTGGttatatggaaaaaaaatcattgaaaatctCTGGCATAACAAATAAATGCCAATGCGTTTTAATATTTCGTGTATACATATGAATTGATCCTCTGTTGACTGGCACTCATTACTATATGATAATATAAATGCAGTGAAACAGTCTAATCTTGCACCTGTGGAATTCATTTCTCTGAGCATTCTGACCCAATGCTTTTattctcaatttcatatttccattgttttttaCACTGTGTATTCTGACACACTGTGTATTCTGACATACTGTGTATTCTGACACGTTGGATTAGACAGAAAAGTATCTGAGATCATGACAAACAAGAGTATGTCTTCagtaaatatacatgtttaagTTGTGTAAGACCCTACAATTTTACCTTTTTACCTCTCTGTAGAAAGGTTCCTGTTCTATCCAATGCATTGCCTGGGCAACGGTAACCAGGTCCACACTACAGTCAGACAGGAATGCAAAGGATTCGGCCTTACTGGTACAGAATGATAAGTTACtttgtctgtgtgttgtctGTGCTGTGTTTATCTGGGTCTCGATTACATCAGTGCCAATCACACTCTGGAAGTACTTGCACATGGGAAGGGTGCTAAGGCCGGTCCCACACCCAACATCCACTGCTGAGCCCAAAGAACCAGTGCCAGTCTTACAGTATTCAGCAATGAAATCATACATTGCGGGGGGATATGTGGGCCTGTACTTCTGATATGTTTCAGAGTGCTCTGAGCCCACAAAGAGCTCCATATTCCGATAGAGTGTCAACACTGCTAGATGAATCTGACGTTTCAAAACTCTTTGATTTTAGCAAATCGTGATTGCATTATAATGCAACCTAAAAGACAGTGAAAAAAATGTCTCATTATCCAATATGCACTTGCtacatttaaaaatttgaacagattttttaattacatgtaaccaAACTTTGAAATTGTTGGATCATTTCACTTTTTTATGAAGAgaaatcaaacttttaaaacaaaatattactaAGGAGCGAGATCAGAAGATCGATGccagataaaaatctaaattcaaatgaaTAGGGGGAGGGATGGTAAAAACCCCTGTACGTTTCTGTCATCCAACAACGATTATACTTTCGATGAAAAAGACAAGTGACTATtgaaaaccacataataatattacattttaatgaacatttaagttttcatgtaataataataataataaattcttttatttagacaggatagcacaattagtacaaatgactagtttacattgtggtcctgtataaaacatattcacagacagataaatgagagaatagaaaaatagataacataatataaaatatatacataaaatacacacacgatatcactggggggggggaaataaacatacacacacacacacacacacacacacatatatatatatatatatatatatatatatatatatatatatatacatatacatacatatacacacatacatacacatcatatctatatatcacttatttgagaaataatgctgcaaatatgctgatttaaaagatgtaatagaaccacagcttctgacagacttgggcaactgattccataaaattcgaacttttggtaaatataaaatgccactatcgctacttcttgttgttctggaactaacttggctgacaaaattaaaaacgttcatatattctggtgtcatgttattaagaaccttaaaagcaagcactagttttctatatactaaataatcatgaacaggcatccatttaagaacactaaaaatatcagctgtagaagtttgtgtgaataaacagaagaaaaggtatacagagtgtaaATCATGctcgtatgtttttacttgttaatcggttagtttcaatattcatctggggggggggggggggggggggtcttggtgaaaactatgtgaacttagtttttttgtcagacattgaacttttgatctcgcccctaaaatgcataaatttcaaaatggtTTGGGCAGTGGCATACCGgttagtgttaaatctaaagcaaactagcatggcgctgcgccatgccctttttggcTGGCATGCCCTTTTTActtgcaccatgcccttttttctctataatttttaaaaaaatatttgttaatataaataatatattataaatataaagttgttctttatttcacaaggttgattgaaaagttaaaatcaaggcagcaggtattaacttttaaagaggctaaatgattattctattactatcatagtatgatacaatgaaagtgccccaAGATTGCCTTGCCGCGACGAAAAGTGCCCTTTagaacatatgatatgtgtgccctctctagatcctagatttaacactactGGTACATTTCAAGATATCAGTAGATGCAGTAAAATAATACTATGTAGCAAGAGAGGGGGAATTAAACCAATGCAAATTATTGATTTCCTCGCAGTCCTAGCAGCTGTTGGGAATCtaagaaataaatgtttaaattttgtattatgGAGACAGTTATGCAGAAATTACCCTATCCTTCCATTGTATTTATATCCCCATAATGAAACAGCCTAAATATCTATTTCCTCTACATTGCCAATACCTATGCAGTCTTTGGAGATcaggtctgttggaattcccataggtataaattgtgctccttttATTACTTGGCCTGTTTAtgtattattacatgtatggggcagattttatttaaaagcttcAACATGAGAAGATGAAATTTCTTGCCATGGCATTCAACttggcattttattttatttattaatgatattcactttcatttatatttcaatttaatatatcccagtgaactcaaaataaaagacaccagagtccTCAAAatctgtttcatatttggatgttttacTGAACATTGATATTactggcaaactaacaactcaactttatgacaaatgggatgacttcagcttctccatcatcaactttccatatttttaTAGCAGTATTTCATTATctcttgcatatggtgtttatgtttccTAACTACTTTCAAACataagagcatgttctgcatatgataaattttcaaaatgaggCAGGCTACTCAGACAAGTGGGATTTCAACATTCTATTTTAAactcagcatttcacaaattctatggttattataataatgatcttatttgcagatttatacaacctgccattaggTTGATTGTGATCTAACATGTTTCAAACCAATTGTTAGGTTGTTCTTaacatactgattttaactacagattactctgttAACCTATCAAGATAtaagggctcacagtgggtcttcacctttttcattcatataataGTATTTACATCAAGTTCAACAGTCAGAGattttatcaagaaataaaagaaagcaaaagtgagcaagctcacatactccacactccaacattgcttggCAATGCCttacataatgaatggtaatgctatgcattactgcaagaacaggactgACAGACtagaaattctaagttcaaaaggggcataactcccagaaaaattattgaatcagaatttcatggcaatatgcacatctacacaatgtgtccttattaactacaaagtttcacaaaatctctgttgagcggtctcagaggagttgtgctgacaagaaagggactggCTGATATGATGGACTGACaaacgggtcaaaaacattataccctccacAACTTTGTTGCAtggggtataataaaatacactgAAACAGCACAGGTTTGCAGCtgaccacaggggctcgtcacgaaatttttgtcttaataaaatttgacatcgtctattctatatttacacaaggGAGGAATCCAGAATCCCAAAATTCGCTAACTAAAATTTTCATTCGtctcctttttatatttcaaggacGTTAAATATTACGACCCCGGTCTCGATCGATCGAGGaaagatcatagtttgtaaaaatacctAATATATGTTTGCACCGGCAATAGATATCAAGAAGCAATGCGTTTTCTGTCGTTTACGAACCACAGGAACTTTTCCTCAATCACCCAAAATAGAAAACGCGTTCTTATTGGTCAATTCATATTGTACCCCAAACCGGGtgggtgtaatgtcctgataagTGTAATGACCTGATTGACCTGATGGGATATAAAGTAATATTATTAAGGAAATAAACgttgtattgaaatattttttgtttcttatatCTTGTTTTATCATGTTTTATGATATTAGAAAAGAAGAActtacaataatttattttaatacCCTTTTTATCGCATTTAGCAAAAGCGAAGGGTGTAATGTGCTGATAATTACATATATGGCAAGAAATTGGAGCAGTTTCCCTGGGTAGCAATTTTGTAACCAGGTTACACTAGAAAACAGTGTTACAATGTTAAATGCAGGGTTACGAGGGTTACACTAGAAAACAGGGTTACAAGGTTAAATGCAGGGTTACAGGGGTTACGAGGGTTACAGACCTTTCTCTCATATTGAAACAATGGTTTGTAACTCTTGTAACCCTGCATTTAAAGATAAGTGGGTGTTGAAACAAAGGTTCGTAACCCCTGTAACCATGCATTTAAAGATAAGTGGGTGTTGAAACAATTGTCTGTAACCCTTGTAACCCCTGTAACCTTGCATTTAAAGATAAGTGGGTGTTGAAACAATGGTCTGTAACTCTTGTAACCCCTGTAACCTTGCATTTAAAGATAAGTGGGTGTTGAAACAATGGTCTGTAACCCTCGTAACCCTGTATTTAAAGATAAATGGGTGTTGAAACAATGGTCTGTAACCCTCGTAACCCCTGTCACCTTGCATTTAAAGATAAGTGGGTGTTGAAACAATGGTCTGTAACTCTTGCAAGCTTAAAATAAAGGTGGTCGATATTTACTAGATTTTCAGCACTATAAGACATATGTTTGATATGCTACATTGGATAAAAATATTGTCCCTATTGTAACCTGGTTACAAAATTGCCACCCAGGGAAACTGTACCAATTTCTTGCCATATCTAGATAATTAGAGTAATGTCCTGATGAAGTATTTTACCAATCTGAGCTGTAATGTtacgtgtatatatttattttttgtagtcattattttgtatgaatagttatatttaatatgttgtaaaacataattatcaAATGTTGTTTAAACGAGTATTATAACGAGTTTTCTTCCGCGgtggtgtaatgtcctgatgaaGAATGACCTGATGAGATTTTCTGcggtgtaatgtcctgatgaaGATTGACCTCATAAGACGTGTCGTATAGCTTTATTACTTTAACAAGTTAATTTGAAAGTTATATGAAAGAAGTAGTATTTATATTGATTATTTCTAAAGTTTTCATAAAGATTATTTTAATTTCGGCATTTTGGAAGGAGTATATTTGCTATTCCAAAAATTggtatattgaaattatttgtttgtGCGTCGCATGCAATATTTTAGGTCAtacttttcatttattatttctaacgtttatcttaattatatatatttattcattcatccaaTTCTGGGCTATGTTGGGCATACAAAAttctagaagaaaaaaatcaagataAGTACACAATCACAACAATATATGTTATGACGTACACATGTACGATGCATGacaatataagatatatataatttacGAATTATACCAGAGATATACATGTTTTTATCGTATGAACAgtgtttattattattcaagttcttcttttgaaaatattaatgaaaaattacCAAGTAAAGCGTtgtaatattatacaaatcttgcttcatattcgataa is a window from the Ostrea edulis chromosome 5, xbOstEdul1.1, whole genome shotgun sequence genome containing:
- the LOC125651230 gene encoding putative methyltransferase DDB_G0268948 yields the protein MELFVGSEHSETYQKYRPTYPPAMYDFIAEYCKTGTGSLGSAVDVGCGTGLSTLPMCKYFQSVIGTDVIETQINTAQTTHRQSNLSFCTSKAESFAFLSDCSVDLVTVAQAMHWIEQEPFYREVKRILRPGGSLVVYGYGIGTLDNSDADKIIDKASLTGEVYIDSLFLVFTNIYQEQS